The genome window TCAAAAAATCGAAGCTGAAGCAGAAGAGATTACCAAACAGAATGTTGACTTGACAGTTCGTGTAAGTGAACTTTCTACATACGAAAACATATGGAAAAAAGCTAAAGAACTCGGTTTAACTCAAAATGAGAAAAATGTAAAGGTAGTGCCGGGAGAATGAAAAAAAAGAGATTTCGATTCCAATGGGGAGCCTTTCTATTATTAATTTTTTATGGAGGGCTCTTTTTTCTATTGTTCACAAGAATGGTTACGTTACAGGCAACAGGTGAAGTGGAAGGACAAGAGCTTGCGGCTAGGGCAGCTGCGAAATATAGTAAGGAAAGTGCAATAACGGCAAATCGTGGGAAAATTTATGATACAAATGGTCAAGTCATTGCTGAGGACACACTTAGTTATCGATTAATCGCAATCGTTAATGACAAGGCCACGACGGATGCAAAAAAACCTCGACATGTTGTAGATGCAGAAAAAACTGCAAAAATATTAGCAGATAATATTCCTATGGACGAAGAAAAAATCTATAAACAGCTTACTAGGTTAAATAATGATGGCGAAAAGCCTTATCAAGTTGAATTTGGAAGTGCGGGCCGTGGAATAAGTCATGAGACTATGAGTAAAATCAAAGCGGAGAAATTACCAGGGGTTTTATTTGTAAATGATTTGAAACGTTATTATCCAAATGGTATTTTTGCCTCGCACTTAGTTGGCTTCGCATTAAAAGAGGAAAATAAAGATGGAACGTTCACGACTAAAGGTAAAATGGGCCTTGAATACACCTACAACAAAGAGCTAACTGGAAAAGACGGTAAGGTTGAATACGAAACAGATGCCTTCAGCTATCTATTGCCAAATAGTGAGAAAATGATAACACCTGCGAAGAATGGTGAAGATATTTATTTAACACTTGATAAAACGATACAAAGCTTTTTAGAGGAAGCAATGACACAGGTGGAACAGGAATACAACTCTGAATCGATGACAGCTGTTGTAGCAGATCCGAAAACAGGGAAAATTCTAGCGATGTCACAGCGACCTACGTTTAATCCTGATACACGTGAAGGCGACAATATGAAGTGGCTGAACGAGGCTATTGAAGAGACCATAGAACCAGGCTCGACGATGAAAACGTTCACGCTCGCTTCAGCTATTGATACTGGGGTTTGGGATCCAAATGAAAGATATCCGTCAGGAACATACCGGGTTTTTGGCGAGCCTATTAGAGACCATAATAATGGGATTGGTTGGGGTATGATTCCTTATTTAGAAGGCTTCCAACGTTCATCCAATACTTCAATGGCTCACCTTTTAAAGAAAATTGGTAACGATGTATTTTTTGATTATTTAGATCGATTTGGATTTGGTAAGAAAACAGGCATTGATTTACCGAATGAAGCGTCGGGTACACTTTTATCGAAATATCCAGTAGAACGAGTGACAACAACGTTCGGTCAAGGTTCTACAGTAACACCGATTCAGTTAATTCAAGCGATGACGGCGATTGCGAATGATGGAAAAATGATGCAACCTTACGTTATTGATCGAATTGTTGATTCCTCGACAGAAAAAACTATTCAAAATCATGAGCCGGTTGAAAAAGGACAACCAATTTCAGCTGACACAGCGAAGCAAGTAAAAGAAATACTTGCCTCTACTTTAACGGCCGAGTATGGTACGGCAGAGGACTTTATCCTTGATGAATATGAAGTTGCAGGGAAAACAGGTACTGCCCAAATCCCACTAGGAAATGGTAGATATTCATGGGGATCAAATGAATTCCTTTATTCTTTCTTAGGGATGGCCCCTGTAGATAACCCTCAGCTCATTATGTATGTCTCAGTAAAAAGGCCAAAGTTAAAGGGTGAACTCGGTTCTGTACCAGTTTCAAAAGTATTTAACCCAGTAATGTTAAATAGTTTAAAGTACTTAAACGTTAATCCTGAAGATGTACAGCACGTTGACAACGCAACAATACAAGATTACACAGGTCAAAGTGCTGAGGCTATTCAAGTAGAGCTTGCAAATGATGGCCTACAGCCAGTTATTGTAGGTGGTGGTGGTAAAATTATTGACCAGTATCCAAAAGGTCCTCAAAAACTTGTAAATGGTAATATTGTGTTTTTAAAGACAGAAGGTGATGTAACACTACCAAACTTCACCGATTGGTCATTGCGTAATGTACTAGTCTTTAAGTCAATGGCAAATTTAGAAATTGAAGTCGTTGGAGAGGGCTTTGTAGCTAGTCAGAGCGTATCGGCAGGTACCGTAATTTCAGATAGTTCACCGATTGTCGTGAAGTTGAAAACTCCTTCTGAAAGCTTTAATAAAGATGTTGAAGCACCATCCGAGGATGAAATTGAACAGATAGATAATGAATAGACACTGAATAGAAGTCCACTTTATTTCATACGTTGTAAAAAACAAGGTGTGATGTCGAATGAAGTGGATTTCTATCCATTCCAAAAAGCGATTGAGAATTTTATATGTATTGTTTATGTTTGTAGCAGCTGCCATTGTCATTAGAATTTTTTTCTTGCAGGTACTGGATCAAAAAGAATTGACAAAGAAAGCCGAAGAGAATTGGGACCGAGAAATTCCATTTGCCAATGAGCGAGGGCATATTACAGACCGTGATGGAAAAAATATTGTCACAAATAAGCTTGCGCCAACTTTATATTTTATGCCTTCTCAAAGTAAGGACATTGAAGGAGCAGCAGCAAAAATTGCCCAAGTTCTGGGGGTAGATGAACAAAAGCTTCTGGAAAAAATGAAGAAAAAAGAATACTTAGTAAAGCTGGCACCTGAAGGGAAAAATATTCCCTATGAAAAAGCAGTGGAATTACAGGGGATGCAGATTGACGGATTATATAGTGGCGTCGATTATTCAAGGGATTATCCATATGGTACTCTGCTATCCCGTTTTTTAGGTTTCACAGGCTATGATACACAAGGTTTAGCAGGAATTGAATATGAATACGAAAAGCTGCTACAGGCTAATTCTTCGGCAATACGGCTCTTTACAGATGCGAAAGGGAATAATTTGCAGAATGTAGCGAGCGCTTGGAAGTCCGGTGAAGATGGCGCAACGATCGAGCTAACGATAGATGTAGATGTACAACAGGTCGTCGAGCGTGAATTGTCACAGGCAATGGAGCGTTATGAAGCTGACCAAGCAATGGCGATTGCCATGAATCCAAACAATGGCGAGATTTTAGCATTAGCCTCATATCCTACCTTTCATCCAGCAGAATACCAAATGGTTGAACCTGTTATCTACAATCGGAATTTACCGGTTTGGATGACATATGAACCGGGGTCAACGTTCAAAATTATAACGCTCAGTGCAGCACTAGAAGAAAATTTAGTAGATTTAGAGAAGGATACTTTTTATGATCCAGGCTATTCGATGGTTGCAGGAGCTAGATTGCGCTGTTGGAAGCGTGACGGTCATGGACATGAGACCTTCCTAGAAGTTGTAGAGAACTCTTGTAACCCAGGTTTTATTGAATTAGGTCAGCGACTAGGAAATGAAAGACTACTACAATATGTTAAAGATTTTGGTTTTGGACAAAAAACAGGGTCTAACATCGCCGGCGAATCTTCAGGGATTTTATTTTCAAAGGAAGCCTTTGGGCCTGTTGAGCAGGCAACAACTTCATTTGGCCAGGGGGTATCCGTTACACCCATTCAACAAGTGCAAGCAGTAGCTGCAGCCGTAAATGGAGGCAAGCTTTATACGCCATATGTTGTGAAGAAGGTTTTTAATCCGAACACTGGGGAAGTTATAGAAGAGACTAAACCGGAAGTTAAAAATCAGGTTATTCGTGAGGAGACGTCAGCGAAGGTTCGAGGTGCATTGGAATCTGTTGTAGCGAAGGGATCAGGACGACAAGCCTACCGAGATGGATTACGTATTGGTGGCAAAACCGGTACAGCGCAAAAGGTAGAGGATGGTCGTTATAAAAGTGGCGAATATATCGTATCGTTTATTGGCTTCGCACCTGCGGATAATCCGCAAATTGTCGTTTATGTTGCAGTAGATAATCCGAAAAAGACAACGCAGTTTGGCGGTGTAGTAGCTGCTCCAATCGTTGGTCAAATTATAGAAGATGTAGCA of Lysinibacillus agricola contains these proteins:
- a CDS encoding penicillin-binding protein, with protein sequence MKKKRFRFQWGAFLLLIFYGGLFFLLFTRMVTLQATGEVEGQELAARAAAKYSKESAITANRGKIYDTNGQVIAEDTLSYRLIAIVNDKATTDAKKPRHVVDAEKTAKILADNIPMDEEKIYKQLTRLNNDGEKPYQVEFGSAGRGISHETMSKIKAEKLPGVLFVNDLKRYYPNGIFASHLVGFALKEENKDGTFTTKGKMGLEYTYNKELTGKDGKVEYETDAFSYLLPNSEKMITPAKNGEDIYLTLDKTIQSFLEEAMTQVEQEYNSESMTAVVADPKTGKILAMSQRPTFNPDTREGDNMKWLNEAIEETIEPGSTMKTFTLASAIDTGVWDPNERYPSGTYRVFGEPIRDHNNGIGWGMIPYLEGFQRSSNTSMAHLLKKIGNDVFFDYLDRFGFGKKTGIDLPNEASGTLLSKYPVERVTTTFGQGSTVTPIQLIQAMTAIANDGKMMQPYVIDRIVDSSTEKTIQNHEPVEKGQPISADTAKQVKEILASTLTAEYGTAEDFILDEYEVAGKTGTAQIPLGNGRYSWGSNEFLYSFLGMAPVDNPQLIMYVSVKRPKLKGELGSVPVSKVFNPVMLNSLKYLNVNPEDVQHVDNATIQDYTGQSAEAIQVELANDGLQPVIVGGGGKIIDQYPKGPQKLVNGNIVFLKTEGDVTLPNFTDWSLRNVLVFKSMANLEIEVVGEGFVASQSVSAGTVISDSSPIVVKLKTPSESFNKDVEAPSEDEIEQIDNE
- a CDS encoding stage V sporulation protein D, with product MKWISIHSKKRLRILYVLFMFVAAAIVIRIFFLQVLDQKELTKKAEENWDREIPFANERGHITDRDGKNIVTNKLAPTLYFMPSQSKDIEGAAAKIAQVLGVDEQKLLEKMKKKEYLVKLAPEGKNIPYEKAVELQGMQIDGLYSGVDYSRDYPYGTLLSRFLGFTGYDTQGLAGIEYEYEKLLQANSSAIRLFTDAKGNNLQNVASAWKSGEDGATIELTIDVDVQQVVERELSQAMERYEADQAMAIAMNPNNGEILALASYPTFHPAEYQMVEPVIYNRNLPVWMTYEPGSTFKIITLSAALEENLVDLEKDTFYDPGYSMVAGARLRCWKRDGHGHETFLEVVENSCNPGFIELGQRLGNERLLQYVKDFGFGQKTGSNIAGESSGILFSKEAFGPVEQATTSFGQGVSVTPIQQVQAVAAAVNGGKLYTPYVVKKVFNPNTGEVIEETKPEVKNQVIREETSAKVRGALESVVAKGSGRQAYRDGLRIGGKTGTAQKVEDGRYKSGEYIVSFIGFAPADNPQIVVYVAVDNPKKTTQFGGVVAAPIVGQIIEDVAPFVGIEKSKEQLEKDYRWGDPITVKVPSFIGQTKDDIAKQHYPFRIEWHGEGTKIGNQLPEVDSVIKQDGTIHLYLEN